The following are from one region of the Bradyrhizobium sediminis genome:
- a CDS encoding PilZ domain-containing protein, whose product MATERRKGERVTFERGIPAHMMGIDGTWRRECTMEDISETGAKLTVEGSVEGLHLKEFFLLLSSTGLAYRRCELAWVNGDQIGVNFLKTGDKRKKLARRATAEA is encoded by the coding sequence ATGGCGACAGAGCGGCGCAAGGGCGAGCGCGTCACATTCGAGCGCGGCATCCCCGCGCATATGATGGGCATCGACGGCACTTGGCGGCGCGAATGCACCATGGAAGATATTTCAGAGACCGGCGCCAAGCTCACCGTTGAGGGTTCCGTCGAGGGACTGCATCTCAAGGAGTTCTTCCTGCTGCTGTCGTCCACTGGCCTCGCCTACCGCCGTTGCGAGTTGGCCTGGGTCAATGGCGATCAAATCGGCGTCAATTTCCTCAAGACGGGCGACAAGAGAAAGAAACTTGCCCGGCGCGCGACGGCCGAAGCCTGA
- a CDS encoding nucleotidyltransferase family protein gives MSVKPSKAMVLAAGLGLRMRPLTDKMPKPLVRVAGRALLDHVLDKLGEAGVSEAVVNVHYLPDQIIDHTAGRKQPRVIISDERDQVLGTGGGVVKALPLLGDAPFFHVNADTLWIDGVRPNLARLAEAFDPSRMDILLLMAPTTSSIGYGGRGDYAMLPDGALRKRREHQVVPFVYAGAAIMSPALFAGAPAGEFSLTRMFDRANEQERLFGLRLDGVWMHVGTPDAVEAAEEAFLESVA, from the coding sequence ATGTCCGTCAAACCCTCAAAGGCCATGGTCCTCGCCGCCGGCCTTGGCCTGCGCATGCGCCCCTTGACGGACAAGATGCCGAAGCCGCTGGTTCGCGTCGCCGGCCGCGCCTTGCTCGATCATGTGCTCGACAAGCTCGGCGAGGCCGGCGTCAGCGAGGCCGTCGTCAACGTGCATTATCTACCAGACCAGATCATCGATCACACCGCCGGACGGAAGCAGCCCCGCGTGATCATTTCGGACGAACGCGACCAGGTGCTCGGCACCGGCGGCGGCGTCGTCAAGGCGTTGCCGCTGCTCGGCGACGCCCCGTTTTTCCATGTCAACGCCGACACCCTGTGGATCGACGGCGTGCGGCCGAACCTGGCGCGGCTGGCGGAAGCCTTCGACCCTTCGCGCATGGATATCCTGCTGCTGATGGCGCCGACCACGAGCAGCATCGGCTATGGCGGCCGCGGCGACTACGCCATGCTGCCGGACGGCGCGCTGCGCAAGCGCCGGGAGCATCAGGTCGTCCCCTTCGTCTATGCGGGTGCTGCGATCATGTCGCCGGCGCTGTTCGCCGGCGCGCCGGCGGGCGAATTCTCGCTGACGAGAATGTTCGACCGCGCCAATGAACAGGAGCGGCTGTTCGGCCTGCGGCTGGACGGCGTCTGGATGCATGTCGGAACCCCCGACGCGGTCGAGGCGGCGGAAGAGGCGTTTCTCGAAAGCGTGGCCTGA